The Exiguobacterium aurantiacum DSM 6208 genome includes a window with the following:
- a CDS encoding diacylglycerol/lipid kinase family protein codes for MEPVMLIVNPSSGKELGKEHAPHAEAVLKERYGNVDVRFTEKADDATHFAREAAQKRYRAVIAMGGDGTLNETVAGLAEAPYRPDFGIIPLGTVNDLARALGVPSDPEEAIDALKTAEPTPMDIGKYENGYFMNVIAIGLIAEAVDEVSVEEKTKWGPFAYLIEGVKAFREHSPYSLSVQAEEETFDGNAYLVVIALTNSVGGFENFEPDAELNDGLLHVYLFESLGFKDALQLAPALFTGKLKETDSVTSFKTKRVHVDSPESLPVNADGDTGGKLPLTFEVLPSHLNVLKPLA; via the coding sequence ATGGAACCTGTCATGTTGATTGTCAATCCGTCATCAGGAAAAGAGTTAGGAAAAGAACATGCACCTCACGCTGAAGCGGTACTGAAAGAACGATACGGCAACGTGGACGTTCGCTTCACCGAGAAAGCAGACGATGCGACCCACTTCGCCCGTGAGGCGGCACAGAAGCGTTATCGCGCCGTCATCGCCATGGGCGGGGACGGGACGCTAAACGAAACGGTCGCTGGACTCGCCGAAGCACCGTACCGGCCCGACTTCGGGATTATCCCGCTCGGCACAGTGAACGACTTGGCTCGCGCGCTCGGCGTGCCGAGCGATCCAGAAGAAGCGATTGACGCGCTCAAAACAGCAGAGCCGACACCGATGGATATCGGCAAATACGAGAACGGCTACTTCATGAACGTCATCGCCATCGGTTTAATTGCCGAAGCGGTCGATGAGGTGAGTGTCGAGGAGAAGACGAAATGGGGACCGTTCGCCTATCTCATTGAAGGAGTGAAGGCGTTCCGAGAGCATAGTCCTTACTCACTCTCTGTCCAGGCCGAAGAAGAGACGTTCGACGGGAACGCATACCTCGTCGTCATCGCGCTCACGAACTCGGTCGGCGGCTTCGAGAACTTTGAGCCCGACGCCGAGTTGAACGACGGATTGTTGCACGTCTATTTATTTGAAAGCCTCGGTTTCAAAGATGCGCTTCAACTCGCCCCGGCCCTGTTCACCGGTAAATTGAAGGAGACGGACAGCGTCACATCGTTCAAGACGAAACGTGTCCATGTCGACTCACCAGAGTCGCTTCCCGTCAACGCGGACGGTGACACAGGTGGGAAACTCCCGCTTACGTTCGAGGTGCTGCCGAGTCATTTGAACGTGTTGAAACCGTTGGCGTGA
- a CDS encoding GNAT family N-acetyltransferase, producing MTISLVPLKESSVDIVETFNRWNNDPAIVHLIRPVRSEEELTVEQNLTVESLAERLQTHDIFLIYADDHLVGEVNVMYDAAHLYRQEPGSAWLGLVIGETEGRGRGVGTTALNLLEERLRQQGTPRIELGVFAFNEAAHRLYEKLGYEEIARIEAFTYWNGQFWADIRMEKRLT from the coding sequence ATGACAATCTCGCTCGTTCCTTTGAAAGAATCGTCCGTTGACATCGTCGAGACGTTCAACCGCTGGAACAACGACCCTGCCATCGTTCATTTGATTCGCCCGGTCCGTTCGGAAGAAGAACTTACTGTCGAACAAAACTTGACGGTCGAATCGTTAGCAGAACGACTTCAGACGCACGACATCTTCTTGATTTACGCGGACGACCACCTCGTCGGAGAGGTGAACGTCATGTATGATGCGGCGCACTTGTATCGCCAAGAGCCAGGCAGCGCGTGGCTTGGACTCGTCATCGGTGAGACGGAAGGACGCGGAAGAGGCGTCGGCACGACAGCGTTGAACTTGCTTGAAGAACGGCTCCGGCAGCAAGGGACACCACGCATCGAATTAGGTGTTTTCGCTTTCAATGAAGCAGCGCACCGTCTATACGAGAAACTCGGCTATGAGGAAATTGCCCGTATCGAGGCGTTCACATACTGGAACGGACAATTTTGGGCAGACATCCGGATGGAAAAACGGTTGACATGA
- the cbpA gene encoding cyclic di-AMP binding protein CbpA — translation MLVHSLCIPKKDVVTISEKATLREALDTLEKTGYRCVPVLDETGTFFRGNIYKMHIYRHGMNEGSLDDNVMTLIKNTQKYVHESDGFFQVFFSIKELPYIAVLKDESNEFYGILPHGKMLGMLEEAWSRDTGSYVVTIALSEQAGALEKITKIVSRYSSIASLMTLDAKSKVLRRVLITLPPDCDEPKKDKIVAKLEQKGFRVVEVENLNN, via the coding sequence ATGTTAGTGCACAGCTTATGCATTCCGAAGAAAGACGTCGTGACCATCAGTGAAAAAGCGACGTTACGGGAAGCGCTCGACACGCTTGAGAAAACAGGATACCGTTGCGTCCCTGTTCTCGACGAGACAGGAACGTTTTTCCGCGGTAACATTTATAAAATGCACATTTATCGTCACGGTATGAACGAGGGGAGCTTAGACGATAACGTCATGACGCTCATTAAGAACACGCAAAAATACGTCCACGAGTCGGACGGTTTTTTCCAAGTGTTCTTCTCAATCAAAGAATTACCATACATCGCCGTGTTGAAAGATGAGAGCAATGAATTTTACGGCATCTTGCCACACGGTAAAATGCTCGGTATGCTCGAAGAGGCGTGGAGCCGTGACACGGGAAGTTACGTCGTCACGATCGCTTTGAGCGAACAGGCGGGGGCGCTTGAAAAGATTACGAAAATCGTCAGCCGCTACTCATCGATCGCAAGCCTTATGACGCTCGATGCGAAGAGCAAAGTGTTGCGGCGTGTGTTGATCACGCTGCCGCCGGACTGTGACGAACCGAAAAAAGACAAGATTGTCGCAAAACTTGAACAAAAAGGGTTCCGCGTCGTCGAAGTCGAGAATTTGAACAACTGA
- the pdxK gene encoding pyridoxine/pyridoxal/pyridoxamine kinase has protein sequence MTMKKALTIAGSDTSGGAGIQADLKTMEELGVYGMTALTVIVAQDPHNAWHHEVFPIDTTLIEKQIDTVLAGIGVDAVKTGMLPTPEIIELAARKIKEYGIENAVVDPVMACKGADEILNPDVAIAMRKHLVPVAKIITPNLFEARMLAGLDKTPSTMDEIKEAARLIHELGADIVIVKVGGKLGFDTAFDVLYDGNEYRLLESEKIEPAFTHGGGCTFSSAIAASLANGHSVDEAIEIGKAFITEAVRHSFRLNQYVGPTNHTGYRKKLATQS, from the coding sequence ATGACGATGAAAAAAGCATTAACGATTGCTGGATCGGATACGAGCGGCGGTGCTGGTATTCAAGCTGACTTGAAAACGATGGAAGAGCTCGGTGTGTACGGCATGACGGCCCTCACGGTCATCGTGGCGCAAGACCCGCACAACGCCTGGCACCATGAAGTGTTCCCAATCGATACGACGTTGATCGAGAAGCAAATCGACACCGTCCTCGCCGGAATCGGTGTCGACGCCGTCAAGACAGGCATGCTCCCGACGCCTGAAATCATCGAACTGGCAGCTCGTAAAATTAAAGAGTACGGCATCGAAAACGCCGTCGTCGACCCGGTCATGGCTTGTAAAGGCGCTGATGAGATTTTGAACCCAGACGTCGCCATCGCCATGCGCAAGCACCTCGTCCCAGTTGCCAAAATCATCACGCCGAACTTGTTCGAGGCGCGCATGCTCGCCGGTCTCGACAAGACACCTTCGACGATGGATGAGATCAAAGAAGCCGCCCGCTTGATCCACGAGCTCGGTGCAGACATCGTCATCGTCAAAGTCGGCGGCAAGCTCGGCTTCGATACGGCGTTCGATGTGCTCTATGATGGAAACGAATATCGTCTCCTCGAGAGCGAGAAAATCGAGCCAGCCTTCACACACGGTGGTGGCTGCACGTTCTCATCTGCGATCGCGGCGTCACTCGCGAACGGCCATTCGGTCGACGAGGCCATCGAGATCGGTAAAGCGTTCATCACGGAAGCGGTACGCCACTCGTTCCGACTCAATCAGTACGTCGGGCCGACGAACCATACGGGCTACCGTAAAAAGTTGGCAACACAATCATAA
- a CDS encoding YojF family protein: MNTIQPEVIQAYLDKHVTTPLYAHVETTNGAYATHNDPDFHNAGMFIRNVVIEYSIGQIKGQGPYRVGLKLDHGWLYVEGLTDFEQHGDQLLLAGHDRLGRLACALHLDIKPLPQGATEVESQ; this comes from the coding sequence GTGAACACGATTCAACCTGAAGTGATTCAAGCTTATTTAGACAAACACGTGACGACCCCGCTCTATGCACACGTCGAGACGACGAACGGGGCGTACGCCACCCATAACGATCCGGATTTCCATAACGCCGGCATGTTCATCCGAAATGTCGTCATCGAATATAGCATCGGACAAATCAAAGGACAAGGACCATATCGCGTCGGATTAAAACTCGATCACGGGTGGCTCTATGTCGAAGGATTGACCGACTTCGAACAGCACGGCGATCAGTTATTGCTCGCCGGGCACGACCGGCTCGGGCGTCTCGCCTGTGCGCTCCATCTAGACATAAAACCGCTCCCGCAAGGAGCCACGGAGGTGGAAAGCCAATGA
- the bshB2 gene encoding bacillithiol biosynthesis deacetylase BshB2 — protein sequence MTGPLLVIFPHPDDEAFSSAGTIIQHQKNGFPVTYVCLTLGEMGRNMGSPIFTTREELPKIRKHELEAACAIMGIDDLRMWGLRDKTVEFEDEVELADRFSKLIAEVRPARVISFYPGYAVHPDHEATARAVVRALQGIDASKRPEFLGVAFDHRTESELGKPHVIIEVGAESITKREALLAHRSQTEGLLRAIDNAENAHVMELLQRERFYHYPFS from the coding sequence ATGACTGGACCGTTGCTTGTCATTTTCCCGCATCCCGACGATGAAGCGTTCAGCTCCGCCGGAACGATCATCCAACATCAAAAGAACGGCTTCCCTGTCACGTACGTCTGCTTGACGCTCGGTGAAATGGGACGAAACATGGGATCTCCGATTTTCACGACACGTGAAGAACTGCCAAAAATTCGAAAGCATGAGCTCGAAGCCGCCTGTGCGATTATGGGTATCGATGATCTCCGCATGTGGGGCCTCCGGGACAAGACTGTCGAATTCGAAGACGAGGTCGAACTCGCCGATCGCTTCAGCAAGTTGATCGCGGAAGTGAGACCGGCCCGGGTCATCTCATTTTACCCAGGGTACGCTGTCCATCCGGACCATGAAGCGACCGCCCGTGCCGTCGTCCGTGCCCTTCAAGGCATTGATGCGTCTAAGCGTCCTGAGTTTTTAGGTGTCGCCTTTGATCACCGCACCGAGTCTGAGCTCGGCAAACCGCACGTCATCATCGAAGTCGGGGCCGAGAGTATCACGAAGCGGGAAGCACTCCTTGCCCACCGTTCGCAGACAGAAGGACTCCTACGTGCCATCGACAACGCAGAAAACGCCCACGTCATGGAGTTACTCCAACGTGAGCGCTTTTATCACTATCCGTTCTCATGA
- a CDS encoding undecaprenyl-diphosphate phosphatase, with protein MSWYELFIGFLLGVVEGLTEFAPVSSTGHMIVVDDLWLNSSAFLGQEVANTFKIVIQLGSILAVIVVFRNRFKQLLNPKELVSFRRGQTDKLNLLHILIGLLPAAVLGLLFEDYIDAHLFSIKTVLIGLVIGAFFMIAADLSGVKRQTTATLDEMSYKQALGVGLIQCFSLWPGFSRSGSTISGGVLLGMSHRAAADFTFIMAVPIMFGASALSLYSKWSYFTMETLPVFLVGFVSAFLFALLSIQFFLKLINKVKLTPFAIYRIVLAAVIYMLYF; from the coding sequence ATGTCATGGTATGAGTTGTTCATCGGTTTTTTGTTAGGTGTCGTCGAAGGGTTGACCGAGTTCGCACCGGTATCGTCTACGGGACATATGATTGTCGTCGATGACCTGTGGCTCAATTCGAGCGCATTTTTAGGGCAGGAAGTGGCGAATACGTTCAAGATTGTGATTCAACTGGGCTCGATTTTAGCGGTCATCGTCGTGTTTCGGAATCGGTTTAAACAGTTGTTGAATCCGAAGGAGCTGGTCTCGTTCCGACGCGGTCAGACCGACAAGTTGAATCTGCTACATATCTTGATTGGCCTGTTGCCTGCCGCGGTGCTCGGCCTACTGTTTGAAGACTATATCGATGCGCATCTCTTTTCGATCAAGACAGTGTTGATTGGGCTCGTCATCGGCGCCTTCTTCATGATTGCGGCTGATTTGTCGGGCGTGAAGCGTCAGACGACGGCGACGCTCGATGAGATGTCGTATAAACAAGCGCTCGGTGTCGGATTGATTCAATGCTTTTCACTTTGGCCGGGTTTTTCACGGTCGGGCTCGACGATTTCAGGCGGCGTCCTCCTCGGGATGAGTCACCGCGCAGCAGCGGACTTCACGTTCATCATGGCCGTGCCGATCATGTTCGGGGCGAGTGCGCTATCGCTTTACAGCAAGTGGAGCTACTTCACGATGGAGACGTTACCGGTATTCCTTGTCGGTTTCGTCAGCGCTTTCTTATTCGCGCTGCTGTCGATTCAATTCTTCTTGAAGTTGATCAACAAAGTGAAACTGACGCCGTTCGCGATTTATCGGATCGTGTTGGCGGCTGTCATTTACATGTTGTATTTCTAA
- a CDS encoding type 1 glutamine amidotransferase domain-containing protein, with protein sequence MAKVATLITDMFEDVEFTAPRDALVEAGHEVVTIEKSAGNTVEGKQGESKVTIDKAIDDVSPEDFDALLLPGGFSPDLLREDDRFVQFAKAFMDAKKPVFAICHGPQLLITAKTLEGRDATGYKSIKVDMEYAGAKYADKEVVVCQEQLVTSRQPDDIPAFNREMLNLLK encoded by the coding sequence ATGGCAAAAGTAGCAACGCTCATTACAGATATGTTTGAAGATGTAGAGTTCACAGCGCCACGCGACGCATTGGTGGAAGCGGGCCACGAAGTCGTCACGATTGAAAAATCGGCAGGAAACACGGTCGAAGGCAAACAAGGCGAGTCGAAAGTGACGATCGACAAAGCGATCGACGACGTCTCGCCGGAAGATTTCGATGCCTTACTCTTACCGGGCGGTTTCTCACCGGACTTGCTTCGTGAAGATGACCGTTTCGTCCAGTTCGCGAAGGCGTTCATGGATGCGAAAAAACCGGTGTTCGCGATCTGTCACGGACCGCAACTGTTGATTACGGCGAAGACGCTTGAAGGACGCGACGCAACGGGCTACAAGTCGATTAAAGTCGACATGGAGTATGCCGGTGCGAAGTACGCCGACAAGGAAGTCGTCGTCTGCCAAGAACAGCTCGTGACGAGCCGTCAACCGGATGACATCCCGGCGTTTAATCGTGAGATGCTCAACCTTTTAAAATAA
- a CDS encoding DNA-3-methyladenine glycosylase, producing the protein MTMKRLPKDFYEQPTLELARSLLGHYLVHQHATGEIIAKIVETEAYLGAIDRAAHSFGGRRTNRTEVMFGLPGHVYTYQMHTHTLLNVVSGPVGTPEAVLIRAVEPVQGQALIDQHRPGLRPVDQTNGPGKLTKALGITMDLYGHSLQHEPLFIVEGEPITDVEAGPRVGIPNTGEARDYPYRFFERTNPYVSKYR; encoded by the coding sequence ATGACGATGAAACGACTGCCTAAAGATTTTTATGAACAGCCGACACTGGAACTCGCCCGTTCGCTACTCGGGCACTATCTCGTCCATCAGCATGCGACAGGCGAAATCATCGCCAAGATTGTCGAGACCGAGGCGTATCTCGGTGCCATCGACCGGGCGGCGCACAGCTTCGGCGGCAGACGGACGAATCGGACCGAGGTGATGTTCGGCCTGCCGGGTCACGTCTACACGTATCAAATGCACACGCATACGCTCTTGAACGTCGTCAGCGGACCAGTCGGGACACCGGAGGCCGTATTGATTCGCGCGGTCGAACCGGTTCAAGGGCAGGCGCTGATTGACCAGCACCGTCCCGGCTTGAGACCTGTCGACCAGACGAACGGGCCAGGTAAGTTGACGAAAGCGCTCGGCATCACGATGGACTTATACGGACATTCGCTCCAGCACGAGCCGCTCTTTATCGTGGAAGGCGAACCAATCACCGATGTCGAGGCCGGACCTCGCGTCGGTATCCCGAATACCGGGGAGGCGCGGGATTACCCGTATCGTTTCTTTGAACGGACGAACCCGTACGTCTCAAAGTATCGCTGA